GACGGAAAATGGCTGAAAGGCGAAAGTACTTACCCGTTGGTTATTGCCAAAGGAACAGTTATCTAAGAGTGAACAGCCGCTCTTAGCTCACAATTTTCAAGTTGGGAGTTTAGGGCGGCTGATTATTTGTTAATAAACCATAATATAGCAGGAATCTAGAGCATTAAAACCGAAATATAGCAGGAATCTAGAGCATTAAAACCGAAATATAGCAGGAATCTAGAGCATTAAAACCGAAAGTCTCTAGATATACTTTTAGTGATAGAGATAATCAAGGTCACGGAGGTGCCTATGGATAAACGCAGCGATGTTACTAAGCGAAAGGAAGACGCCAAGGAAAAATTTAAGGCGATCTTTATCCATAAATTGCAGACAATGCATGGGAAAAGCTTAGGTGAGGCCAGCCTTCATGATAAGCATACCGCATTGGGCGGCTTGATTAGGGATTACATCAGCCAGAACTGGATTCAAACAAACCGCCAGTACAGCGAAAGCGGTGTTCGGCAGATTTATTATTTCTCGATGGAATTCTTGCTGGGCAAGCTGATGGGTATGAACCTTATCAATACCGGAATCAAGGAAGTCTGCCAGCAAGCGCTTGCTGAGCTTGGGATTGACCTTGAAGACTTGGAGAAAGAGGAGCCTGATGCCGGTCTTGGCAACGGCGGCCTCGGACGCTTGGCAGCCTGTTTCCTCGATTCACTGGCGGCGCTGGGACTGCCTGGACATGGCTGCGGCATTCGTTATCAATACGGCCTGTTTGAACAAAAAATCGTCAATAAGCATCAGGTCGAGCTGCCTGATAATTGGCTGAAGGACGGCTATATCTGGGAGTTTCGCAAGACCGATAAGGCTGTTACTGTTAGGTTCGGCGGTAATGTCGTATGGGAGGAATACAACGGTTCATATAGATTCCGGCTGGAAAACTATGAGGAAGTATTAGCCGTTCCCTATGATATTCCAATCATCGGTTATCGCAACAATACCGTAAATACACTTAGACTGTGGAACGCAGAACCGGCGCAGCAGGAATTTGATTTGTCGTCCTTTAACAAAGGCGATTATCTCAAGGCTGTTGAGTATAAGCAATCGGTTGAGCGGATATCGACCATTCTTTATCCTGAAGATACCTTTTACGAAGGCCGCCTGCTCAGATTAAAACAGCAGTACTTCTTTGTTTCGGCAGGCCTCCAGAGCATAATCAGGCGGTTTAAGAAAAAACAGCACTCTATCCATGAGCTCGCCGATAAAGTCGGGGTTCACATTAACGACACCCATCCGGCTGTGGCAATCCCGGAACTCATGCGCATTCTGATGGATGATGAGGGGCTGGGCTGGGATGAGGCCTGGCAAATTACCACCAAAACTATCTCGTACACCAACCATACAATAATGCCGGAAGCATTGGAAAAGTGGCCGGTGGATATGTTTAAAACACTGCTGCCCCGGATTTTTATGATTATCGAGGAGATTAATGAACGTTTTTGCCGCAGCTTATGGGAAAAGTATCCCGGTCAGTGGGATAAGATTGCGGCCATGGCCATTATTGCCGATGGGCAGGTTCATATGGCTAAGCTGGCAGTTGTCGGCAGCTACAGCGTCAATGGGGTTGCCGCCATCCATACCAATATTCTCAAAAACCATATAATGAAAGACTATAATGATATTTACCCTGGAAAGTTCAACAATAAAACCAACGGCATTGCTCACCGCCGCTGGCTGCTCAAGGCTAACCCGGGGCTGGCAGATCTGATAACCGAGGCCATCGGACCCGAGTGGATAACCGACGCCGACCGGTTTAGCGACTTGCTGAAATTTCGGGATGATAAGGCTTTTCTCGAACGGCTGCATCAGGTCAAACAGCAGAACAAGCAAAAATTAATAAAGTTGATAGCCGATAAATATCAGATCGCCCTTGACCCTAATTCCATCTTTGATGTTCAGATAAAACGCATTCACGCCTATAAGCGTCAGATTCTCAACGCTTTGCAGATTATCGATGCCTATAACCAGCTCAAAGCCAATCCCGGCTTGGATATTGTACCCCGTACCTTTATTTTCGCCGGCAAAGCAGCCACAAGCTACAGCGCTGCCAAGCAAACCATTAAACTGATTAATAATCTGGCGGCCATAATCAATAATGATGCTGACATTAACGATAAGCTTAAGGTGGTTTTTCTCGAAAACTACAGTGTATCGCTGGGCGAGATGATTTTCCCGGCTGCTGATGTCAGCGAACAAATATCTACGGCCAGCAAAGAGGCTTCTGGCACCGGCAATATGAAATTCATGCTTAACGGAGCCATAACGGTGGGAACTTTAGACGGAGCCAATGTCGAGATCCGCGATGCCGTCGGTGACGATAATATCTTTATCTTTGGCCTGACAGCCGATCAGGTGATAAATTACTACCGCAACGGCGGCTACAGCGCCTGGGATGAATACAATTCAAACCCGCGCCTTAAAAAGGTTCTAGACCAGCTTGGCGCCGGTCAATTTTCCGATGAAAAGGCCGAGCTGCAAATGCTTTATGAATCATTGCTTTACCATAATGATGAGTTTTTTGTTTTGAAAGATTTTGACTCATATGTCGATACCCAAGCCAAAATTGACGAGTGTTACCGGAATCGGCTGGCTTGGCTTAGAATGAGCGCTGCCAATATTGCCGGCGCCGGCGTTTTTTCCAGCGACCGGACAATTGCTCAATACGCCGCCGAAATTTGGAAGATACAGCCGGTCAATATCAGTCGCTGACCTATGGGGGATGAGAAGATGAACATATCGCCGCTAAGCGAACATGACTTATATCTGTTTCATGAAGGGAGCAACTTCCGCAGTTATCAATTACTAGGAGCTCAGCTGACCAAGTACCGGGGCAAACCCGGTGTGCGATTTGCCGTCTGGGCGCCGAACGCTGCCGAGGTGCGCGTTGTCGGCAATTTTAATAACTGGCAGGGTGAGGCCCATGTAATGCGGCGC
This DNA window, taken from Veillonellaceae bacterium, encodes the following:
- a CDS encoding glycogen/starch/alpha-glucan phosphorylase, which produces MDKRSDVTKRKEDAKEKFKAIFIHKLQTMHGKSLGEASLHDKHTALGGLIRDYISQNWIQTNRQYSESGVRQIYYFSMEFLLGKLMGMNLINTGIKEVCQQALAELGIDLEDLEKEEPDAGLGNGGLGRLAACFLDSLAALGLPGHGCGIRYQYGLFEQKIVNKHQVELPDNWLKDGYIWEFRKTDKAVTVRFGGNVVWEEYNGSYRFRLENYEEVLAVPYDIPIIGYRNNTVNTLRLWNAEPAQQEFDLSSFNKGDYLKAVEYKQSVERISTILYPEDTFYEGRLLRLKQQYFFVSAGLQSIIRRFKKKQHSIHELADKVGVHINDTHPAVAIPELMRILMDDEGLGWDEAWQITTKTISYTNHTIMPEALEKWPVDMFKTLLPRIFMIIEEINERFCRSLWEKYPGQWDKIAAMAIIADGQVHMAKLAVVGSYSVNGVAAIHTNILKNHIMKDYNDIYPGKFNNKTNGIAHRRWLLKANPGLADLITEAIGPEWITDADRFSDLLKFRDDKAFLERLHQVKQQNKQKLIKLIADKYQIALDPNSIFDVQIKRIHAYKRQILNALQIIDAYNQLKANPGLDIVPRTFIFAGKAATSYSAAKQTIKLINNLAAIINNDADINDKLKVVFLENYSVSLGEMIFPAADVSEQISTASKEASGTGNMKFMLNGAITVGTLDGANVEIRDAVGDDNIFIFGLTADQVINYYRNGGYSAWDEYNSNPRLKKVLDQLGAGQFSDEKAELQMLYESLLYHNDEFFVLKDFDSYVDTQAKIDECYRNRLAWLRMSAANIAGAGVFSSDRTIAQYAAEIWKIQPVNISR